One Candidatus Binataceae bacterium DNA segment encodes these proteins:
- a CDS encoding LLM class flavin-dependent oxidoreductase: MKISMFHLMPYRDLPADFEKRYNSVWVDPPYWELADSTKIGQYYNWTLDELIHAANRGIDGICVNEHHQNAYGFMPNPDLMGSVLARATNGTHVAVVQMGSTLPTSNPPIRVAEEYSMIDCISGGRLVAGMPLGTSQDVNLCYGISPIEQRERYYEAHDLILKAWTAREIFAWNGKYFKLPMVNIWPRPIQKPFPPVWIPGSGSLSTWDFSARNDHCYCFLSYWGNNFGKRVMDGWWDFVAKGNHDPNPFRAGFLQLVAVSETDASAEKEYYPHIRYFYDKCLHIQPEYFPVAGNQDYKSLVNSVTKLNPQMFDLMNKIPTWGYKDFVENQFVIAGSPATVRQQLMEAVKKLRVGNLMVLLHIGSMPHDLTIKNIDLFCREVMPHFCDVWEDQWENKWWPEKLRARPNGKGASARA, from the coding sequence ATGAAAATATCGATGTTCCACCTGATGCCGTATCGTGATCTGCCGGCGGACTTCGAGAAACGCTATAACTCGGTGTGGGTCGATCCTCCCTATTGGGAGCTCGCCGATTCGACCAAGATTGGCCAGTACTACAACTGGACCCTCGATGAACTTATTCACGCCGCGAACCGCGGCATCGACGGCATCTGCGTCAACGAGCATCACCAGAACGCTTACGGATTCATGCCGAATCCCGACCTGATGGGTTCGGTCCTCGCGCGCGCCACCAACGGCACCCACGTCGCCGTGGTGCAGATGGGCTCGACGTTGCCGACCTCAAACCCTCCGATTCGCGTCGCCGAGGAATATTCGATGATTGATTGTATCTCCGGGGGCCGCCTGGTCGCAGGGATGCCGCTCGGCACTTCGCAAGACGTGAATCTTTGCTACGGAATTTCGCCGATCGAACAGCGTGAGCGATATTATGAAGCTCACGACCTGATTCTAAAGGCGTGGACCGCTCGCGAAATTTTCGCGTGGAACGGCAAGTACTTCAAATTGCCGATGGTCAATATCTGGCCGCGCCCGATACAGAAGCCGTTTCCGCCGGTGTGGATCCCCGGCAGCGGGAGCCTCAGCACGTGGGATTTTTCTGCACGTAACGACCACTGCTACTGCTTCCTCTCTTACTGGGGCAACAACTTTGGCAAGCGCGTGATGGACGGCTGGTGGGATTTCGTCGCGAAGGGTAACCACGATCCGAATCCCTTCCGCGCCGGGTTCCTGCAGCTGGTCGCGGTCTCCGAAACCGACGCGAGCGCAGAAAAGGAGTACTACCCGCACATCCGTTACTTCTACGACAAGTGCTTGCACATTCAGCCCGAATATTTTCCCGTCGCGGGCAACCAGGATTACAAGAGCCTGGTTAACAGCGTCACCAAGCTGAACCCGCAGATGTTCGACTTGATGAACAAGATTCCGACCTGGGGTTACAAGGACTTCGTCGAGAATCAGTTTGTTATCGCGGGCAGCCCGGCGACCGTGCGCCAGCAGCTGATGGAGGCCGTGAAGAAGCTCCGGGTCGGAAACCTGATGGTGCTGCTGCACATCGGTTCGATGCCGCACGACCTTACCATCAAAAATATCGATCTGTTTTGCCGGGAAGTCATGCCGCACTTCTGCGATGTGTGGGAAGACCAATGGGAGAACAAGTGGTGGCCGGAAAAGCTGCGCGCCCGGCCTAACGGCAAGGGCGCTTCCGCCCGCGCATAG
- a CDS encoding alpha/beta hydrolase has translation MAASKEQTVSVWGDKVHPSVKISGGGAPLVYLHGGYGLIETELVDELAKNFTVYAVPHPGLTPGDEDAIKALDDFWDLVLYYYDLFDKLGLKSPAVVGHSFGGMVAAEVAATDPTRVSKLVLINSLGLWLDERPIRNYIVTAQTELPGLLFHDPHHPAQKRIILNPEDQEGFIRISWALGCTGKFYWPIPDKGLKKRLHRITAPTLLLWGNHDKLLAPAYGEEFKKGIPDAKLEIIDGAHMMPLEAPARVAAVVTAFLK, from the coding sequence ATGGCGGCGAGCAAGGAACAAACGGTAAGCGTGTGGGGCGACAAGGTACATCCCTCGGTCAAAATTTCGGGCGGTGGTGCGCCGCTGGTCTATCTGCACGGCGGATACGGCCTCATCGAGACCGAACTCGTCGATGAGCTGGCGAAGAATTTTACCGTTTACGCGGTGCCCCATCCCGGCCTCACCCCCGGCGACGAGGACGCGATCAAAGCGCTTGATGATTTCTGGGACCTCGTTCTCTACTACTATGACTTGTTCGACAAGCTCGGACTCAAGTCGCCCGCGGTGGTGGGGCATTCTTTCGGCGGAATGGTCGCGGCCGAAGTGGCCGCCACCGACCCCACGCGGGTCAGCAAGCTGGTGTTGATCAATTCACTGGGACTGTGGCTCGATGAGCGGCCCATTCGGAATTATATCGTTACGGCACAAACCGAACTGCCGGGTTTGCTATTCCACGATCCCCACCATCCCGCGCAGAAGCGAATCATCCTCAACCCCGAAGACCAGGAAGGGTTCATCCGCATCTCCTGGGCGCTCGGCTGTACCGGCAAATTCTACTGGCCGATTCCCGATAAGGGACTCAAGAAACGCCTGCATCGGATCACGGCGCCCACGCTGCTGCTGTGGGGTAACCATGACAAGCTGCTGGCGCCCGCGTACGGGGAGGAATTCAAGAAGGGCATACCCGACGCCAAGTTGGAAATCATCGACGGCGCGCACATGATGCCACTTGAGGCTCCGGCGAGGGTCGCGGCGGTGGTTACTGCGTTCCTGAAATGA
- a CDS encoding peptidylprolyl isomerase — translation MKLSRHSWVVTILAVLAIASACNGSSSDGLPVRNTGHYAIVETDRGTFVMELYPKVAPKTVENFETLVKKGFYNGLTFHRVVPDFVVQGGDPDGTGMGGPGYTVPAEIDKNEHHLRGSVATARTGDEVNPKRESSGSQFYICMKPQPGLDGDYTIFGGVIKGMDVVDQIQKGDHMKKITLATEPPK, via the coding sequence GTGAAGCTTTCCAGACATTCCTGGGTGGTGACGATCCTCGCGGTTCTGGCGATCGCCTCCGCCTGCAATGGCTCAAGCTCGGATGGTTTACCCGTGAGAAATACCGGACATTACGCGATCGTCGAGACGGACCGGGGCACCTTTGTGATGGAACTCTATCCCAAAGTCGCGCCCAAAACCGTCGAGAACTTTGAAACCCTGGTCAAAAAGGGCTTCTACAACGGCCTCACCTTCCACCGCGTGGTACCCGACTTCGTGGTGCAGGGCGGTGACCCGGACGGCACCGGAATGGGTGGTCCCGGTTACACGGTTCCCGCCGAAATCGACAAGAACGAACATCATCTGCGGGGGAGTGTTGCGACCGCGCGCACCGGCGACGAAGTGAATCCCAAACGGGAATCCTCGGGCAGCCAATTCTACATTTGCATGAAGCCGCAGCCGGGCCTTGACGGCGACTATACGATCTTTGGCGGCGTGATTAAGGGAATGGATGTGGTCGACCAGATTCAGAAGGGCGATCACATGAAGAAAATCACGCTCGCAACGGAGCCGCCCAAGTAG
- a CDS encoding CehA/McbA family metallohydrolase, which translates to MASGSGHPSGPYFSVDLHLHTNRGSSDSNLAPGDLVARAGAIGIGAVCITEHDTMWEPREMDLLGNESGVVFLRGMEVTTDMGHIGVFGLDRYVGGIYKLSELRKVVDAAGGILVANHPFRYKLDPRFSFINPDGEPIDPDRPDRAAKLAIFEFVHAIEVLNGACSEEENVFALRVARHLKKPEVAGSDSHSAGSIGCVSTLLDAPVHDERGLIEAIKGGRCRAGRGLLQNALAIFELP; encoded by the coding sequence ATGGCATCCGGAAGCGGGCACCCCTCGGGGCCCTACTTCAGCGTAGACCTTCATCTTCACACCAACCGCGGCAGTTCGGATTCGAACCTGGCGCCGGGTGATCTGGTCGCGCGCGCGGGCGCGATTGGGATCGGCGCGGTGTGCATCACCGAGCACGACACTATGTGGGAACCGCGCGAGATGGACCTGCTGGGCAACGAGTCCGGGGTGGTGTTCCTGCGCGGCATGGAGGTAACCACCGACATGGGGCACATCGGGGTGTTCGGCCTCGATCGCTACGTGGGTGGAATCTACAAGCTCTCGGAGCTGCGCAAGGTGGTGGATGCGGCCGGCGGAATCCTGGTCGCAAACCATCCGTTTCGCTACAAGCTCGACCCGCGCTTTTCCTTCATCAATCCCGACGGCGAACCGATCGATCCCGATCGTCCCGACCGCGCCGCCAAGCTGGCAATCTTTGAGTTTGTCCATGCGATCGAGGTGCTGAACGGCGCCTGCTCCGAGGAGGAGAATGTGTTCGCGCTGCGGGTGGCGCGTCACCTTAAGAAGCCGGAGGTTGCGGGGTCCGACTCCCATTCCGCGGGTTCCATCGGCTGTGTAAGTACCCTGCTCGACGCGCCGGTACATGATGAACGCGGGCTCATCGAAGCGATCAAAGGCGGCAGGTGCAGAGCGGGCCGCGGTCTCCTGCAGAATGCACTTGCTATTTTCGAGCTGCCTTGA